Below is a genomic region from Neovison vison isolate M4711 chromosome 9, ASM_NN_V1, whole genome shotgun sequence.
tggtatgaaatctcctaatttttaaattttaaatggtgACAAgttccacccatccacccacctacacacacacacacacacacacacacacatcttcccaTGCAGATCAACCAAAACATCAAACGGCTCAATCTTAGCTTGTGACCTTTGCCACACACCATGTTTGCACTCTGATTATAGGGGGGCTGTACTTAGgataaacaaacttttaaaaaaatagaattttctttcGCAAAAGATAATTCATCCAgaatagctctgttttcaacacCCGTttccttccccaccaccctctccccagcccccaacccaTTTTCCTAGGACTGGTACTCTCATGGCTGAGATGGCTCCAATGTTTGCCCTCTAGATTCCTAATCCCCTCAGTCAAAgcccagagggaaaaacaggttGGGGTACTTTGTCCAATAAAAACATTCCCTGAAGACACACCGTGTGAGCTCTGCCGACTCGTTCCTGTTGATATTCTAGGGATTCCAGCATCAGGCATTTGAAGAGTATACCACATTCTCAGTTCAGAATCTTAAATAAGTGCTTTTCTACTACAGAACCTTGCAAATTCCAATTTAGCTTATTCCCACAGCTTCAGAGAGGATCGGAGGTAAACTTAGAAATTGTGAGCCCCACCCCTTTCCTGCCACCAGTGAAGAAAACCCAAATTTAGAAAGGTCAAATGATGGGTCCAAGGTTATACAGTGAGCTGGTTGGCAAACTGGGACAGAACCCAGAACCTAGGTTATGACTCGAGACCAGTTCTTGCTAGAAGAGGGAAatctcttgaagaaaaaaaaaggttcatcaGTGGGTCTCGTGCACTCCTCTTGCTTTTTCAATCTGCATTTGGTCTTTCGGAATCATTGCGCGTCTCATCCTTTCTTCACTTTTCATCCATTCACCAACTCTACTCACTTTACCAACCCTACTTACGATCTACCAAAGAGGAGTGGTGAATGGCAAAAAGTGTTTTTCCCAGCTGCCAACCCATTAAAGTCGTAGCTACTGATCAGTGTGGTGGTAGTTTCCACCCTGGGTTTTTAATAAGGGACAATTTGATGAGACTCCACACCCCCCCAACCACCTTATTGTATTTCAAGAATTACTCTCCAGAATGAAATCCCCGATGTCTGATGAGGCCTGAGTTACTCTTAAATGTCTTTTCACATTCGTTACATTCATATTCTCTCCTTCCAGTATGGATTTTTAGGTGTTCCACAAGGATTGAGCTCCGGCTGAAGGTCGCTCCACAGTAATTACATTCATAGGGCTTCTCTCCGGTATGAATCCGATGATGCTCGTTAAGAGATGAACTCTGACTGAACgatttcccacattccttacatttataCGGCTTTAcgccagtatgaattctctgatggcGACTGAGGAGTGAATGGGTAGGGAAGGCTTTCTCACACTGGTTACACTTGTAGGGCTTTTCTCCTGAATGAAGTCGCTGATGATAAATGACGGACGTAAAATGGCTGAAAGTCATCCCGCAGTCATTACACAAATAGGGTTTTTCTCCAGTGTGGATCCTCTGATGTCGCGTAAGGCAAGAATTCTGTctaaaggcttttccacattcacCGCATTTATAgggcttctctccagtatgaatccTCTGATGTTTGGAAAGGGACGAGCTGTGACTGAAGGATTTTCCACAGTTGTTACACgtgtagggtttctctccagtatgaattcgcTGATGCTGAATAAGAGAGGAACTGTCACTGAAGGGTCTCCCGCATTCTttacatttatagggtttttCTCCGGTATGAACTCTCTGATGTTTGATGAGGTGGGCACTCAGGGTGAAAGCTTTTCCACAATCATCACATTTGTAGGGTTTCTCTCCGCTGTGGGTTCTGTGGTGTGGTGTGAGGGATGAACTgtcactgaaagcttttccacattCATTGCACATGTAGGGTTTCTCCCCTGTGTGAATCCTCCTATGTTTGGTCAGTGAGGCACTATAGCCGAAGGCTTTTCCACATTTGCTACATTTATGGGTCTTCTCTCCCACCTCTGCTCCCTCATCTTTATCTAAGGTTGCATCTTGATTTAAATTTCTCCAACATTTTTCACACAAAGGGGAGTTTTTTCTCTTAAGGGATGAGTTCCGCGTAAAGGTTACCCCACAATTATTGCACTTCTGGGTCTTCGCGCCAAAATGCATTTTCTGATGTTTCTGATGTTCGCTTAGGGATGAAGAGTGACCTAAGACTTTCCTGCCTTCGTTACATTTCCGTGGCTTCTCTCCAGTGTGTTCTTTGCGGTTCAGAATAAGGTCTGAATGAAAACTGAAGGGTTTCTTGCATTCATTATACCTCCGAGACTTCTTCCTTAAGTAGACTCTCAGATGTTTAATTATTTCTGAGGTATGCTTGAAATTACTTCCAAAGGGGCTCTTTTCTGGGTCAAACTCCTCACCCTTACTGCCTCTCCCATGAGTTTTCTTGTGTGTGCCTGCCACTTGAGAATATTCCTTACTGCTACGTTTCCGGGACTCTCCCATCAGGCCATAATTACCACCCATTAGGCatctttctattattttatctaaAGTTGATTCTTCTAGA
It encodes:
- the ZNF483 gene encoding zinc finger protein 483, with product MTAISPDPQTLASSEPSKVLRMDTPGNQEAILRGDSKDPETFRQRFRWFCYSEVAGPRKALNQLWDLCIQWLRPDIHTKEQILELLVFEQFLTILPGEIRIWVKSQHPESSEEVVTLIEDLTQTLEEKEDPVSQESVISQEENPEENKMVSVLPSTESRESMTIKDVVVSFSRGEWRRLEPFQKELYKEVLLENFRSLEFLGFPVSKLDLISQFKWVELPWLLEKEISKGSRPECEPRGELKESSRNQDVLEESTLDKIIERCLMGGNYGLMGESRKRSSKEYSQVAGTHKKTHGRGSKGEEFDPEKSPFGSNFKHTSEIIKHLRVYLRKKSRRYNECKKPFSFHSDLILNRKEHTGEKPRKCNEGRKVLGHSSSLSEHQKHQKMHFGAKTQKCNNCGVTFTRNSSLKRKNSPLCEKCWRNLNQDATLDKDEGAEVGEKTHKCSKCGKAFGYSASLTKHRRIHTGEKPYMCNECGKAFSDSSSLTPHHRTHSGEKPYKCDDCGKAFTLSAHLIKHQRVHTGEKPYKCKECGRPFSDSSSLIQHQRIHTGEKPYTCNNCGKSFSHSSSLSKHQRIHTGEKPYKCGECGKAFRQNSCLTRHQRIHTGEKPYLCNDCGMTFSHFTSVIYHQRLHSGEKPYKCNQCEKAFPTHSLLSRHQRIHTGVKPYKCKECGKSFSQSSSLNEHHRIHTGEKPYECNYCGATFSRSSILVEHLKIHTGRREYECNECEKTFKSNSGLIRHRGFHSGE